In Quercus robur chromosome 11, dhQueRobu3.1, whole genome shotgun sequence, the sequence tcaataagttTTACTAAAAATCTTGTAGCTTCCAATAGAGACATTCATGATTTAGATTCCCCAACTATcgatgcataaaaaaaaatttcaaaaaatttcattgtagtaattgtaatctttagttattttgtaaacaaaatagaaagacacTAAGAGTAGTGTAGTCATTTTTTCCCTAATTATATATctgaaataaaaattgattataaGGATTTTATCATGTGTCATTTTCATATGCTTTGAGAAAAGTAGATGTGTCATCATTGTATATATGCAGTCTCATATTTCCCATTTAAGATTAATTACATATTTCTagcttcattttattctttcttttttacttgAACTACTAAAAAAGttagattttatattttcatgtcactgttattattattattttttatttggactATGAAAAGTATTTACGAGAAGAAATTAACTGGTTTCACCATTGTCGTCCCATGGAATATAATATGTaataattcaaaagaaaatgaattaaagataagatttttaggtttttttttttttttttttttttttttttttttttttttttttttttcggcgGACATTGTCGATAATTAGATATATAAAACTTTCACTTATATTCTCATACACACAcgaaattttatttatagtaattatttgatatttacataattaaatcaagattttaaaagaattatgttgaaatagaaaaaatagaatatatatatatatatatatatgttcaaaatataaattgagtGGAAAGTTGAAATCAAGTGTgcaatagtaatatttattataatggataaaaaaatacaaattgaaTGGATGTGTTGAAGAAATTTATAGATTAAATTGTATGCATAAttcaaaaagataaaagtaaaattttataataataaataaaataagatctGCATTTATCTCAATAATCTGTTTTTGAATTCAATGTCCATTTGCTTAgccaaaactttttggatttttatgtaGATATGgatgaaattaattaataaagaagaaagcttgaaaatttagagagataaaagagataagaaataggtgtttaggaaaaaaaaaattaattttttttaaaacttatttgaaagtaaaaattttattggtTAAGGTTCATTTTGTGAATGgccaaaagaaaaatcttaacTTAATAAACTACcattattttaaagaataacgaaatatttatatatatatatatatatataaagataacataatttatcatattattcaaacaaaattttaacaataaatcATTTAAATTGGCCATCAAATATATGACATACATGTAAACATAGCTTTTGCAAAAACAATGAATTCAATttgacataataaaaataagtttacaAAAATGAAAGGAAGACACACCATTGAATAAATCTTTGTACAGGTTATGGTTTGCTCATATATATAGGTGAGCAAGAatgtaattattatttgaatgGTTATTGTGACTTATGGataacaattaacaaattaaaacctaattttttttttttttttgggaaaataaaAGTTCATTCTTAGAGTAAAGAATGACTCTTTGTTTTTTAAGGTAATACAAtttgatatataataatatataattagaaaataagatatatagttttttttttttgagaaaccaataaGATATATAGTTAGATCTCAATGAAacacatttgaaattttttaaaaatccttTAGTCGTGTATTATAATAgcatttgtaatttattaaggTACTACAATACACATATTCAACACATTTTAATGTCTTTTAGGTTattctaaaaaatgaaaacatgctTTTTAGGTTACCCAATGAAAGAAAAACTAGGtgaaaaaacttaaagaaaaagaaaaagaaaattaaataaaaataaagtagaaaagaaATTTATGAAATACTTAACGAGAAATGCtaagttcacaacattttcataatattttcacaacaaatcctatgtGGTAGGTTGTTACGAGTTGTTATTGGTGAGGAAGAAGGGGTaggtttaaattagaatcaataacaactaaccacctataatttgCCAACTTTATGtgtcattattttataaattatcaaaagaaCACTAGATTGATTTATTAATTTGAGAGCTACTAATAGCTCACAAAGCAAATATcaaatggaaaattaaaaaacaccattgCTTATACATAACTGTATGAACTATTTGTGATAAATAAGCTATTAACCTACTGCAAACTAATTTGAATACAAAGcaaatatccaataaaaaattttacatagcTCCATGAACTTTTTGTGATAAATAAGCTATTAAGCTGACCAAATCAAACTGGAAAGGTCCTACTAGTACTAGAGGAGACATGTAGCTCCACTGTCTGTCCATTTTCCTCCTCATCAATCTCTCCTGTCAATTCCTCCAACGATTTTCCCTTGGATTCTGGCACCAAGAAGGTAAACAACATTCCAAAGAAGTTGATGCACCCAAGCGCAATAAGTGAATTCCTCATTCCAATACCTGTTGGGTAACCTGCATCAGTTTTGGCCGGGTTGGTGCTTTGTGCAGCATACAAAAATCCAAAGGCCCCAACAATTGCACCAGCCTTTCCAGCTGCTGCTGATATTCCATGACATGTGGACCTAAGCCTTGCAGGAAATATTTCTGCTGGTATAATAAATGTGGTTGCATTGGGTCCAAAATTTGCAAAGAAGAAGGTAAGGGAGTACATGACAACAAACCCTATTCGGTTTTCACTTTGAGTCCAGTGATGGTAAGGGATAGCAAGAGCAAACATAAACACAGTCATGAAAAAGAACCCCATAATTTGGATTGTGCGCCGTCCCAAATAATCAATGAAAGCCACTGTAAACCAATACCCAGGAATAAGACCACACAAAACTATTAGTGTTTGAGCTCTTGCAACTGTAAAAGCCTCTTTGAGAGCACTCATTGTTGGTGCCGCTGGAATCCAACCAATTGCGCTAAAGATATCCTTCTGGAAAAGATTTTGGCTATAGAAGGCAATGTCCAACAAGAACCAACAAACAGTGGTTCCAACCAAGTGACGCCCGTGGCGTTTCATGAATTGCTTGGAGAACAAGCCAAAGGAATTCTTGCTTTTCTCTTGAGCAAGACCCTCTATATCTGTCCTGACTTGTTCAGATTCGGCTTGCAGATCCACTTGTAATACCTTAGACATGTCTTGTGTGGCCAGTTTTGCATCCTTGGCAACCAAGGCAGTATAACGAGCAGTCTCTGGCATTTTCATACGCCAATAGTAAGTGAGAGCAGCAGGGATAGCTCCAAACATTAAAATTATCCGCCAGACGTAATCAGCTTGCGGTGGCAATGAGGCTGCAGGATTAATATTATATGCAGGACCCTTGTATGCATGATCAAAGGCACTTGAAACTATCAAAGCAACAATCCCACCagtcaaatttccaaatccttgCATAGCAAAAACTGCAGCAATGAATGCCCCACGAGTCTTTTTATTTGCGTATTCAGACATGATTGTAGCTGAAAGGGGATAATCGCCGCCAATACCAAAGCCAAGCCAGAATCGGAAGAAACACAATGTGGCCATGACACCCTTTGCCGA encodes:
- the LOC126707566 gene encoding inorganic phosphate transporter 1-1-like, translating into MAREQLGVLKALDAAKTQWYHFTAILVAGMGFFTDAYDLFCISLVTKLLGRIYYTVPGSLKPGTLPPNVANAVNGVAFCGTLAGQLFFGWLGDKLGRKRVYGITLILMVVCALASGLSFGHSAKGVMATLCFFRFWLGFGIGGDYPLSATIMSEYANKKTRGAFIAAVFAMQGFGNLTGGIVALIVSSAFDHAYKGPAYNINPAASLPPQADYVWRIILMFGAIPAALTYYWRMKMPETARYTALVAKDAKLATQDMSKVLQVDLQAESEQVRTDIEGLAQEKSKNSFGLFSKQFMKRHGRHLVGTTVCWFLLDIAFYSQNLFQKDIFSAIGWIPAAPTMSALKEAFTVARAQTLIVLCGLIPGYWFTVAFIDYLGRRTIQIMGFFFMTVFMFALAIPYHHWTQSENRIGFVVMYSLTFFFANFGPNATTFIIPAEIFPARLRSTCHGISAAAGKAGAIVGAFGFLYAAQSTNPAKTDAGYPTGIGMRNSLIALGCINFFGMLFTFLVPESKGKSLEELTGEIDEEENGQTVELHVSSSTSRTFPV